A genome region from Bacteroidota bacterium includes the following:
- the purN gene encoding phosphoribosylglycinamide formyltransferase, which yields MCLTSWLPIEPRTNCISNCPRGLRREHISLRLHADPPGLPESSSSFDNSYRRSRSPYPILHSQIISSRRVVNLCFPLLNAVFRLAVFASGKGSNLREIDHAITSGRLTGIEIVLVLSNNSTADALEYARSRGIDAVHCSVVTAGSEVAHETQMLAALRAHSVDIIALAGYMKQIPPAVVMAYEGRMINVHPALLPDFGGQGMYGMHVHRAVVEARRKTTGATVHYVSDEYDSGTIIAQAECPVEESDTPETVARKVLQVEHELYPRALQIVVDRLRQASE from the coding sequence ATGTGTTTGACATCGTGGCTACCGATAGAACCGAGAACAAACTGCATATCGAACTGCCCTCGGGGATTGCGTCGGGAACATATATCCTTACGGCTGCATGCGGATCCTCCCGGACTGCCGGAAAGCTCGTCGTCGTTCGATAATTCGTACCGGCGGTCGCGTTCTCCATATCCAATTCTTCATTCTCAAATCATCTCGTCACGACGTGTCGTAAATTTGTGTTTTCCGCTTTTGAACGCAGTGTTCCGGCTGGCCGTCTTTGCTTCGGGGAAAGGATCGAATCTTCGGGAGATTGACCATGCGATTACGTCGGGTCGGTTAACCGGCATCGAGATCGTCCTTGTGCTGTCGAACAATTCGACTGCCGACGCGCTGGAATACGCTCGCTCGCGCGGGATCGATGCCGTTCACTGCTCTGTCGTTACGGCCGGTTCCGAAGTTGCACACGAAACGCAGATGCTTGCGGCCCTACGAGCCCACTCGGTTGACATCATCGCGTTGGCAGGATACATGAAGCAGATTCCGCCAGCCGTCGTGATGGCATACGAGGGGCGGATGATCAATGTCCATCCGGCGTTGCTGCCGGACTTCGGGGGGCAGGGAATGTACGGCATGCACGTCCATCGGGCTGTTGTCGAAGCGCGGCGTAAGACCACCGGTGCGACCGTGCATTATGTCAGCGATGAGTACGACTCGGGCACGATCATTGCACAAGCCGAATGCCCGGTTGAGGAAAGCGATACGCCGGAGACCGTCGCGCGCAAGGTCTTGCAGGTCGAGCATGAGTTATACCCGCGCGCATTGCAGATCGTCGTGGACCGATTACGCCAAGCATCAGAATGA
- the purH gene encoding bifunctional phosphoribosylaminoimidazolecarboxamide formyltransferase/IMP cyclohydrolase: MTHPIKIKTAVLSVSDKTGLKELATELTHHGVELYSTGGTERFLRDHGFAVKSISDLTNFPEMMDGRVKTLHPGVHGGLLFRRDDPVHVVQASEHRIVPIDLLVVNLYPFEATVANPKSTHDEIVENIDIGGPAMLRSAGKNYEFVTLLTSPSQYPAFIEELTKHEGKTTGELRLTLAAEGFEHVARYDRAISDYFLGFTGAKLRYGENPHQNAIVSGAALHELYHQLWGKELSFNNYVDASASLELIGEFLDSDKAVVGIIKHTNPCGMAEGKDVLDAFERAFSTDTESPYGGIIVMNRPCSKELAQRVNEFFSEVILAPSFEPEALDLLKKKKDRRLLRFDSATLAETLKTEKQARSIVGGTLTQDRDTPLFAVSDLSSVTDRRANTQELEAMVFAWKICKHVKSNAIVYARTESGYARTIGIGGGQTSRVASSRIAVSNARRFGHDLAGSVVASDAFFPFADGLLEAADAGAVAVIQPGGSIRDEEVITAAKERGVSLVLTGMRHFKH, encoded by the coding sequence ATGACACATCCGATCAAGATCAAGACCGCCGTACTATCCGTCTCCGACAAGACGGGCCTCAAAGAACTTGCGACCGAACTGACGCATCATGGCGTCGAACTTTACTCGACCGGCGGTACCGAACGGTTCCTGCGCGATCATGGCTTCGCTGTGAAAAGCATTTCGGACCTGACGAATTTTCCGGAGATGATGGACGGCCGTGTCAAAACACTGCATCCGGGTGTGCATGGAGGCTTGTTGTTCCGCCGCGACGATCCGGTGCATGTCGTGCAGGCGAGCGAACACCGCATCGTTCCGATCGATCTGCTCGTCGTCAATCTTTATCCCTTTGAAGCGACAGTCGCAAACCCGAAGTCCACGCACGATGAGATCGTGGAGAACATCGACATCGGCGGTCCGGCAATGTTGCGAAGCGCAGGAAAAAATTACGAGTTTGTGACACTGCTGACCTCTCCCTCGCAATATCCGGCATTCATCGAAGAGCTGACGAAACACGAAGGGAAAACCACCGGCGAATTACGATTGACGTTGGCCGCCGAGGGCTTCGAACATGTGGCCCGCTACGATCGCGCCATTTCGGATTATTTCCTCGGCTTTACCGGCGCGAAACTGCGCTATGGCGAGAATCCGCACCAGAACGCCATCGTCAGCGGCGCCGCATTGCATGAATTATACCATCAGTTGTGGGGCAAAGAACTCTCGTTCAATAACTATGTCGATGCGTCGGCATCGCTGGAGTTGATCGGCGAATTCCTGGATTCCGACAAGGCGGTCGTTGGTATCATCAAGCACACAAATCCCTGTGGCATGGCCGAGGGGAAGGACGTGCTCGATGCATTCGAGCGAGCGTTCAGCACGGATACCGAAAGCCCGTACGGCGGCATCATCGTCATGAACCGTCCGTGCTCGAAGGAATTGGCGCAGCGTGTGAACGAGTTCTTTTCCGAGGTCATCCTGGCCCCAAGTTTCGAACCGGAGGCTCTCGACCTGCTGAAGAAGAAGAAAGACCGCCGCCTGTTGCGGTTCGACTCGGCGACGCTTGCCGAGACGCTGAAAACCGAAAAACAAGCCCGTTCAATCGTCGGCGGGACACTGACCCAGGACCGTGACACGCCGCTCTTTGCCGTCAGCGACCTCAGCTCGGTCACCGACCGGCGCGCCAACACCCAAGAACTGGAGGCAATGGTGTTTGCGTGGAAAATTTGTAAGCACGTAAAAAGCAATGCGATTGTTTATGCGCGTACCGAATCAGGGTATGCACGGACGATCGGGATCGGCGGCGGCCAGACGTCGCGCGTCGCCTCGAGTCGTATTGCCGTATCGAATGCCCGCCGATTCGGCCATGACCTCGCCGGTTCGGTCGTTGCCTCGGATGCGTTCTTCCCGTTCGCGGACGGACTCCTCGAAGCTGCCGATGCCGGTGCCGTTGCCGTCATCCAGCCGGGCGGATCGATTCGCGACGAAGAGGTGATCACCGCCGCAAAGGAACGCGGGGTCTCGCTCGTTCTCACGGGCATGAGACATTTCAAGCACTGA
- a CDS encoding rod shape-determining protein has product MLNLFSADIAIDLGTANTLIYMKGKGIVLNEPSIVAYDTTTKKIIAVGREAQAMLGRTHRDIQTIRPMKDGVIADFEIAEGMLRSLIKKCHPSWLPSRRIIVSVPSGITEVEKRAVRDSAEHAGAKEVHLIYEPMAAAIGIGLDVDAAVGNIIIDIGGGTTEIAVIALSGIVNQESLRTAGDELTEAIVLFFKKNYNMLIGERTAELIKCQVGSAMPLEEELMVEVKGRDLVAGIPKTIEVSSVEVRDALAEPVNQIVEAVKRSLERTPPELSADILDRGMMLSGGGALLKGLDERLRLETNLPVHVADDPLTAVVRGAGRVMEDIPKFMKVLLKSKRY; this is encoded by the coding sequence ATGCTCAATCTTTTCAGCGCAGATATTGCGATCGATCTCGGGACTGCCAACACCCTCATTTACATGAAGGGCAAAGGCATCGTCCTTAACGAACCGTCGATCGTCGCCTACGATACGACAACCAAGAAGATCATTGCTGTTGGCCGCGAGGCACAGGCAATGCTTGGCCGTACGCATCGCGACATCCAGACGATCCGGCCCATGAAGGACGGCGTGATCGCCGACTTTGAGATTGCCGAAGGCATGCTGCGTTCGCTCATCAAGAAGTGTCACCCGTCATGGCTGCCGTCACGCCGCATCATTGTGAGCGTGCCGAGCGGCATCACGGAAGTAGAAAAACGCGCCGTGCGTGACAGTGCCGAACACGCCGGTGCGAAGGAAGTGCATCTTATCTATGAGCCGATGGCTGCCGCCATCGGTATCGGTCTCGACGTCGATGCAGCCGTTGGGAATATCATTATCGACATCGGCGGTGGTACGACGGAGATCGCCGTTATCGCACTCTCCGGTATCGTAAACCAAGAGTCGCTCCGCACGGCAGGCGACGAGCTTACCGAGGCCATCGTCCTGTTCTTTAAGAAGAACTACAATATGCTCATCGGCGAGCGCACGGCAGAATTGATCAAGTGTCAGGTCGGCAGCGCAATGCCGCTCGAAGAAGAGCTGATGGTCGAGGTGAAAGGCCGCGATCTGGTCGCGGGTATTCCCAAGACGATCGAGGTATCGAGTGTCGAAGTCCGAGATGCGCTTGCCGAGCCGGTCAATCAAATCGTCGAGGCGGTCAAACGCAGCCTCGAACGAACCCCGCCGGAGCTGTCGGCAGATATTCTCGACCGAGGAATGATGCTCTCGGGCGGTGGCGCACTCTTGAAGGGGCTCGACGAACGTCTCCGACTCGAGACGAACCTCCCGGTGCACGTCGCCGACGATCCGCTCACCGCCGTTGTTCGTGGCGCCGGTCGTGTGATGGAGGACATCCCGAAGTTCATGAAAGTACTCCTCAAGAGTAAGCGTTACTAA
- a CDS encoding rod shape-determining protein MreC codes for MRRLFNLIVLFKEYVVLAALILVSFLLMAFSRSSEIQPLRAATTVIVGSLQSTGAWIPNPFAISRENAELRDRNILMTSELAALRRAKGENDELRKLLGLKLPSGWKSVAADIEGKTTINERNMLTLSVGESSGVEKGMPVITDAGLVGRIYATSGGFSMAEGLYNTNLRIAVKMARTRVDGILSWEGGEELVVRSIPKALDVQVGDEVVTSVYSTLFPSDIPVGTVVRIVPEPNSLFRKVYIEPAAHPLKIEHCFVVIKDGAGDKERDALQQRVTEELNKPVKKPTK; via the coding sequence ATGAGACGCCTCTTTAACCTGATCGTTCTCTTCAAAGAGTACGTCGTGCTTGCGGCGCTTATCCTTGTATCGTTTCTGTTGATGGCGTTCTCTCGTTCGAGCGAGATCCAACCGCTTCGTGCCGCGACGACCGTGATCGTCGGCTCGCTGCAATCGACCGGAGCGTGGATTCCGAATCCGTTTGCCATCTCGCGCGAGAATGCCGAACTTCGCGACCGCAACATCCTGATGACTTCCGAACTCGCAGCATTGCGCCGCGCAAAAGGGGAGAACGACGAACTGCGGAAATTACTTGGGCTGAAACTCCCGTCGGGATGGAAATCGGTTGCCGCCGACATCGAAGGGAAGACCACGATTAACGAGCGCAATATGCTGACGCTCTCGGTCGGCGAATCGAGCGGCGTCGAAAAGGGGATGCCTGTGATCACCGATGCCGGTCTTGTCGGACGCATCTATGCGACGAGCGGCGGCTTCTCGATGGCAGAAGGATTGTATAATACGAATCTGCGTATTGCGGTGAAGATGGCTCGTACCCGTGTCGATGGCATCCTCAGTTGGGAAGGCGGAGAGGAACTGGTCGTCAGAAGTATTCCGAAGGCGTTGGATGTGCAAGTAGGCGACGAAGTCGTGACGAGTGTCTATTCGACCTTGTTTCCGTCTGACATTCCTGTCGGGACTGTCGTTCGGATCGTCCCCGAACCGAACTCGCTTTTCCGCAAGGTGTATATCGAGCCCGCAGCCCATCCGCTCAAGATCGAGCATTGTTTTGTAGTCATTAAGGATGGCGCCGGCGATAAAGAGCGCGACGCGTTGCAACAACGTGTTACCGAAGAGCTCAACAAACCTGTCAAGAAACCCACCAAGTAA
- the mreD gene encoding rod shape-determining protein MreD, translating into MPYLIEAAVAVLAVVLQVILSNTLSVLGAVPDLALVYLMWVVIRRGQLPAELIGFGLGLLVDILSSGALGSHSLTYTIVGFLLGYFSDADQIEQRLRNWPFLLFVAAGTLLNGLIYYLLFKLTAGVSLEDYFTGQIGLATVYTTIVAIGPMFYASRRPLY; encoded by the coding sequence ATGCCATACTTGATCGAAGCAGCGGTCGCGGTACTTGCAGTGGTGTTGCAAGTAATCTTGAGCAATACGCTCTCGGTGCTCGGTGCCGTGCCCGATCTGGCCCTCGTGTATTTGATGTGGGTGGTGATCCGCCGAGGGCAACTACCTGCCGAGCTCATCGGGTTTGGCCTCGGACTCCTGGTCGATATTCTTTCGAGTGGTGCGCTTGGGTCGCATTCGCTCACGTATACCATCGTCGGATTTCTGCTCGGATATTTTTCGGACGCCGATCAGATCGAGCAGCGGTTGCGCAACTGGCCGTTTCTGTTGTTCGTCGCAGCCGGAACCTTGCTCAACGGTCTGATCTATTATCTGCTATTCAAGCTCACCGCAGGTGTAAGCCTCGAAGACTATTTCACCGGTCAGATCGGTCTTGCGACGGTGTACACGACGATCGTTGCGATCGGCCCGATGTTCTACGCGTCGCGCCGCCCGCTTTACTAA
- a CDS encoding 2,3-bisphosphoglycerate-dependent phosphoglycerate mutase, with amino-acid sequence MAKLILLRHGESQWNLENRFTGWIDIGLTEKGRRDAYEAGKLLKDIPIDCAFTSVLVRAIDTTTEALRGADQELVPVVKDAALNERMYGDLQGKNKAECAKEFGDAQVKIWRRSYDIPPPNGESLKDTAARTLPYFEQNILPLVKEGKNVLVSAHGNSLRAIVMVLDSLTKEQVIELNIPNSEPIIYEVDATGMVLSKQVLIPVA; translated from the coding sequence ATGGCAAAACTTATCTTGCTCCGTCACGGAGAATCGCAATGGAATCTGGAGAATCGCTTCACGGGTTGGATCGACATCGGTCTGACGGAGAAAGGGCGTCGCGATGCCTATGAAGCAGGAAAACTTCTGAAAGATATTCCGATCGATTGTGCCTTTACGTCGGTGCTTGTCCGAGCGATCGATACCACCACCGAAGCCTTGCGCGGGGCGGATCAGGAACTGGTGCCCGTGGTGAAAGACGCGGCGCTCAACGAACGCATGTATGGCGATTTGCAGGGCAAGAACAAAGCTGAATGCGCGAAGGAGTTCGGTGACGCACAAGTGAAGATCTGGCGCCGCAGCTACGATATCCCACCTCCGAACGGCGAGAGCCTCAAAGATACTGCTGCACGGACACTTCCGTATTTCGAGCAGAATATCTTACCACTTGTCAAAGAGGGAAAGAATGTACTCGTCTCAGCACACGGTAATTCGCTTCGCGCGATCGTGATGGTACTCGACAGTCTGACGAAGGAGCAGGTGATCGAGCTGAATATTCCAAACTCGGAGCCGATTATTTACGAGGTGGATGCTACAGGAATGGTACTCTCGAAGCAGGTTCTCATTCCGGTGGCCTAA